The DNA region GCCCTGGCAGCCGCGCCCGGGGCTCGTGATCCCGCGCTGCTTGGGCCGGGTGATGAAGCAGTCCTTCACGTGGAAGATCGAGCCGTCGCGGGCCAGCATGATCGCGCTCGCAAAGCCGCCGCACTGGAAATCGATGGAATCGAGCGTGAACTGGGAAAGCCGGTCGAAGCCACTGAAATCGAAGGCGTACTTGAAGCGCGTGAAGGTGAAGTTCTGTGTCCCCGCGCCGCCATAGAGCGCCTGGGTGAGCGTGAGCGTCTGCGCGGCGACGTTGCGCGCGGTGACGTAGATCTCGCGGCCCACGCCCACCCCCTCGACGAGGGAGCCCACAGCGATGTTGGCCACGTTGGCCACGTTGGTGAGCGTCATCGGGTTCGCGGTGCTGTAGCTCGCCTGCGCCACCACCACGTCGGGCTCCCAGGCAGGCGAGGGATCGAGCTGGATCTGCCCGTTGCGGACCAGCCGTCGGGATTCGAAGCTCGTGCGGTTGGCCACGGCGGCCTGCATGTCCAGCGGCTCGGTGAGCCGGATGCGGCGCCCATTCATATCGAGGCTCTCGTGATCGGAGAAATCCATGAGCACCTGGAAGGCTTTCTTGAACGCCAGCACCTCGTCGCCGAAGGCATCCTGGTAATTGGCGAGGTCATAGTTCTTCAGGAGGAGGAACTTGGCCTCATCGGGCATCGTCACCGTCCCCTCGAAGCGCACGCGGTTTTCGAAGGTCATGTCCCCGCCGAGGCGATAGATGCCCGCGGGCACGAAGACCTCGCGGCCCTGCGCCGCGGCATCGGCGGCCTCGAAGGCCGCGACGTTGTCGGTCGTGGCGTCACCCACCGCGCCGAAATCGACGACGTTCACGGCGCCGAGGTTCTCCGCCGCGAAGACGCCCGTGACATCCTCCACCTCGATGTCATCCACGCGGAGCACCCCGCCATTGGCGCCGGTGAAATCGAGGCCCACATGGGCGTAGAGCGCCTCGCGCCCCCAAGGCATGTCCACGCCGCCCCTTGCGCCCGTGCCCACGATGGCACTCACCTCCACGACCTCGCCATAGGCGCTGAGCGTGGTGGCGGGCCCCGTCTCTACGACGCCCGCGAGGTTCGCGCCCCCCGCCGCGCCAGCGAAGGCGGCGATCCGCACCGAGGGGAAGGAGCCCGAGATGCATTTCACTCGCGCGCGGATCTGCAGGTAGCAGCCCGGCAGGATCGGCGTCTCGCCGGTATAGCGGATCTTGGTGGTGCCGGCGTTCTTCAGGATCTCCAGCGCGCCGCCGAAATCCTGGTCGGCCGGCACGAAGGCCGCGTTCGCGGCGTTGTCATAGGTGTCGGAGCCCGGTGTGCCGTCCC from Pseudomonadota bacterium includes:
- a CDS encoding glycosyl hydrolase family 28-related protein; the encoded protein is MNKAITEGIIFQPPAFADGLDVWSSGDGTPGSDTYDNAANAAFVPADQDFGGALEILKNAGTTKIRYTGETPILPGCYLQIRARVKCISGSFPSVRIAAFAGAAGGANLAGVVETGPATTLSAYGEVVEVSAIVGTGARGGVDMPWGREALYAHVGLDFTGANGGVLRVDDIEVEDVTGVFAAENLGAVNVVDFGAVGDATTDNVAAFEAADAAAQGREVFVPAGIYRLGGDMTFENRVRFEGTVTMPDEAKFLLLKNYDLANYQDAFGDEVLAFKKAFQVLMDFSDHESLDMNGRRIRLTEPLDMQAAVANRTSFESRRLVRNGQIQLDPSPAWEPDVVVAQASYSTANPMTLTNVANVANIAVGSLVEGVGVGREIYVTARNVAAQTLTLTQALYGGAGTQNFTFTRFKYAFDFSGFDRLSQFTLDSIDFQCGGFASAIMLARDGSIFHVKDCFITRPKQRGITSPGRGCQGMMIDRCNWFSEDAPLPTSARTTVGFNANANDVKVRDNRVVRFKHFAIIGGGGSAFTGNHWFQDDAVTDGVRSAGVIFAHTNVKAFITGNYLDNSFVEWTNEYEADPDFANQLPFGGLTITGNIFTANDVAPWFNFIVMKPYGEGFYIKGLSVIGNVFKALNGAIDRIDGVDTSFADLDYGIMRNITFEANSFDGINTITMNPLKKTFDQNTPEVFWNVECAPNLPFGGRVRHVEGIVPVGSINNAAGIRVTDFPFVSLQQGPNGSQARITWPEAAEGRILITARMDRPD